The segment CCGGAGGCGCGGCCGTTCGCGGCGCAGGGCGGGCTCGGCGGCAAGTGCGTAGGCGCCCAGGCCGCCAACCCCAAGCGTCATCCGGAGCCAGAACTGCGACCGCGGTCCGCGGAAGGCGGCCGTCCAGACCGCGGCGGCCAGGCCCAGGCCGGCAATAACGCGCTTCAGCGGACTGCCGATCCCGCGACCAGGCCGACCAGCAGCAGGACTCCGAAGGCGCTGTGCAGGCGGGCCGTCATGAGGTCGATCATCGCGATCGCGCGCAGGTGGCCCTCGGCTCCGCGCTCGGCATCACGAAGGATCAACGCCATCAGCGGCAGGCTGAACAGCGTGAGGAGCGCGAGCTTCGGCAGGGCGCCGACCATCACCGCCAGGCCGACGGCGACGTAGGCCCCGAGAACGAGCATCACGTAAACCCAGTGCGCCGCCTCCCGGCCGACCTGGGCCGAGAAGGTTGTAAATCCGTGCCGCGTGTCCTCCGCGACGTCGCGCCACTCATTCCCGTGCAGGATCGCCGTCACCAGCAGTCCGACCGGGAGCGAGACGATCAGCAGGTTCGGGTCGAAGGCGCCGGTCACCGCGAAATATGAACCCACAACCATCAGGGGCCCCATCAAGAGGAAGACAAGAGGCAAACCGAGCGCCCGGTACTTGTACTGGAAGGGTGGGGCGGTATAGAAGTAGCCGCCGATGAAGCCGATCAATCCGAGCAGCACGATGGGCCAGCCCCGCTGGAGCAGGAGGAAGATGCCCATCAGGAGGGCAAGGATGAATCCCGACCAGGCGACCACGAAGGCATCGCGCTCGGTGATCCGGCCCTTGAGGATCGCCATCGACATCCGGGGAGACGTGATCGAGTCGATTCCGTGCCGAACGTCATAGATCTCGTTGATCACGTTGGTTTCGATATGCAAACCGAGCGCCCCGAGCAACGCGGCGACGAAGAGCGGCCAGTGCATCCGTCCCTGGCTGAGCGCGATCGCGCCGCCCACCGAGACCGGCAACACCGATGCGGTGAAGCTGAACGGGCGGACGACCTCCCAGGCCCCGCCCAGCCTACGACCAATCCCGGGCCTTTCTTTCCCTCCCCCTCTGGGGGAGGGCAGGGAGGGGGCTGTGGCGGCCGTCACCGACTCAGAGGCGTAGGCGACCGCGGCGTCGAGGACCGCGTCGACCTGGGCCGTCTCCTGCAGGATCGGCTGCAGCAGCGGAACATCCATGCCGGCGTCATGGTAGGCAGCCGCACGCGCCGCCACGTCTTTCACGGAGCCACAGAGGATGAAGGCGTCCAGCAGCTCGTCGGGGATCAGTTCTCCAGCGCGGTGATAATCCTCAGCTCGCCAGGCGGTCGCGATCTGGCTGCGCAGCGCCGGGTCGAATCCCGCGCGCTTCATCGAGATGTCGCTGAGAACTGAGATCATGTAAATGACGAACGGCTCGCGCTTGGCCCGGTTCAGCGCTTCCTGCCGGCTGCTGTCGAAGAGGCAGAGGAGGTAGCCACGGAAATCGATGTCGCTGGCCGAGCGACCATGGGCCGAGGCACTCTCGAGGACGCGGGCGCGCATCTTCTGGAAGGCCGGCAGCGATTCCGCGGGACGGGCCAGGTAGCCGTCGGCTTTCTCGCCGCAGAGGTCCAGGAAGGGTGTGCGGTAGGCCGCGATGTAGATCGGGATCCGGTGCGGCGGTTGAAACATCGGTTGGAGCGGAGGGACTTTGTCATTGAGCGTCAGCGGCTGGCCGTTCCATAGCCGGCGGATCTGGTCGATCGATTCCGAAACGCGGGCGACCGTGTCGTCGTAGGGGATCGCCATCTGCGCAAGCCGCAGCGGCAAGCCGCTTCCCAGGGCCAGCGTGACCCGGCGCGGCGCGAGATCATCGAGGGCCGACATCGTCATCGCCACCACGACCGGATGGCGGGTGTACGGGTTGAGGGCGCCGGCACCCAGTCCGATGCGGCGCGTTTCCATCCCCATCGCGCTCAGGTAGGTAATGGGATCGCGCTCGAAATAGCTGTCGTGGACCCAGATGGAATCGAGGCCGAGGTCCTCCGCCCGGCGCGCCCATGCCGCGGCTTCGCGCACGTCGCCCCGGGCCGCTAGCCCGATTCCGACTGGGCGGCCAAGCTCTGCCATGAGATCACCGTACTCCACGGCTGCACCGGTCGCAATCGGGATCCGGCCTGAGGCGGCCATAATCATGAACGTGGGGCAGGAGGCGCGGGCTGATCGAATCCGCCAGATGTTCGACCAGGTGGCCGCCCGATACGACGCTCGCAACCGGCTCTTCAGCGCGGACCGCGACCGCGCGTGGCGCCGCCGGGCCGCCCGCCGCGCGGCGCTTCGCCCGGGCCAGACGGCGCTCGACCTGTGCACCGGCACGGGCAGACTCGCCCATGAGCTCCTCCCGTATGTGGGTCCATCCGGCCGGGTAATCGGGATCGACTTCTCGCCCGCGATGCTAGAGCTGGCTCGCCAGCGTGAACCACGCGTCGAGTATCGCCTGGGTGACGTCACCCGGCTCAACGAGGCCGACGGCAGCGTCGATGCCGTCACCATCGCATTCGGCTTGCGCAACCTCGTCGACCGAGAGGCCGCGCTGCGCGAGATGTTTCGGGTCCTCCGCGCCGGCGGGCGCCTCGTCATCCTCGAGTTCGCTCCGCCGCCGCGTGGCTTGCTGATGCGCGCCTACCGCTTCTATCTCAGCCGTGTCATGCCGGTCGTCGTTGGCCTGCGAAGCGGCGACGAGGCGTCCGCGTACCGGTACCTGGCGGACACGGTGCAAGCCTTCCCCCGGCCGGCGGAGCTGGCGTGGCAGCTGGAGGGTCTGGGCTTTACGGTTTCGGTGGAGCGCATGACGGTCGGCATCGTCGCGCTCCATGTCGCGGTACGGCGGCGCTGATCGCCGTGGCATCCCTCTGGTCGGCTCCCAACCTACTCAGCTTCTCCCGGATCGTCGCGGCTCCCATCCTCTACGTCCTGATCGTTTCGGGTGGCCGTTACGGCTACCTGGCGGCGGCGGTGCTCTTCGTGCTGGCGTCTTTCACCGACACGCTCGACGGTGAGATCGCACGGCGCAGCAAGCAGGTGTCACCATTCGGCATCTATCTCGACACGACCGCCGACAAGATCCTGATCGCGGTCCTGCTGGTCGCGCTCGCCGCGGTCCATCTGGCTCCGGGTTGGATGGCCGCGGTGATCATAGCCCGCGAATTCTTGGTGACGGGGCTGCGTAGCTACGCGGCAGCGCTCGGCGTCGTCATCCCCGCCGGTGGCTGGGGAAAGGCCAAGACCATCATTACGATCGTCGCTCTCTTCCTGGTTTTGCTCGAGGGCGACGCCCGCCAGGGTGGCTTGCTGAGCAGCCACACCCCGCCCGGCAGCGTACTGGTGAGCCCGGCGGGACCATTCACGGTGGGCGTGTGGGGGCTGCTGATCGCGGTGATCTGGACGGTGGGCTCCGGCCTGGAGTACATCCGCGAGGCAATTCCTCTGCTGACCCTTGGGCGCCCGCTGGCCGACCCGGTGAGCGGGTCCGGCGACGAGGTCTAGTCCACTTTGAAGCGGAGGCCCGCCGCTTTGGCGAAATGGGCAATCCTGGAGTCAGAAAAATCGTCCGCCAGAATGCTCGCGCGAGATATGCCAGTCTGATCCACGACGACCAGTTCGCGGTAGGCAATTCCTCCTCTGGTTCGCTTCAGCCTGACTTCCAGGCGGGACACCTCCGCAATCGCCACTCTGCGAACGGAGAAAGGGGTACGCGCGACCAGGTTTCCGTCCTCAACAAACATCGTTGATTGTCGACCAAACACGTAAGCACCAAGGAACGCCACTCCAATGCAAAAGGCTGCTCCGCCCCCGAAGATCCAGGCCACGGCCGGATCGGTCGCTGTCACCGCCGCCCAAATCGACGCTCCGCCGAAAACCAGCATGACGGCCAGGCCGGCCCACACCCCCCACTGGGTGCTTGTGCCTAACTGGAGTTCGCGCGTTGGGGTTATCTGGATGTAATGACGGAGGCTGCAGATCCTTACGGCATGAAGTCGACTGGCTCCTCCGGGCGCCATCAGCCGGACGGCGTCGCTCTCGGTCGGTGCGTCGAAGAGGACCAGGTCTGCCCCACAGCCGGGCTCCAACCCGTAGTCGGTTAACCCAAGCGCGCCCGCGCCGTTGACGGTGATCATATCGATCAACGTCCGTATCTCCTCGAAGCCTGACATCTGCCCGGAGTGGGCGAGGGTGAAGGCCGCCTGGAGCGGGTCGGCCTTGCCGAGTGGGTACCAGAGATCCATCACCGAGTCGTGGCCAAGGCAGACATTGACCCCGGCGGCGAGCAGCTCTTTTGACCCATGTGTGCCCGCGGCGGATGGTGTAGTGATCGAGCGACCCTTGAGACCGCGTTGTCGAGCGGGTTGGTCACTATGTGCAACCCGGCCCGGCCAACATTGACGATCAGCCGGCCGGCGTAGGCGTTGTCGTATGAATGCATCGCGGTCGTGTGGCTGGCCGTCACGCGTCCCTGCATGTCTAGCGTTCCTCCCGGACGTAGGGAACGCCGAGCGACGCCGGAGCGCCGAGCCGACGCCGGGCCCAGCCGGTTGACACAAGGACGAGCACGACGATCGTCATCAGATAGGGGAGCGAGCCAAAGACCTCCGGCGGCAGATGCACCTGACGCGCCTGCAGGGTGAACGCGAGGCTCGAGAAGGCGCCAAAGAGGTACGCGCCGACCAGGGCCAGCTCCGGACGCCAGAAGGCGAAGATCACCAGCGCGATCGCGATCCAGCCGGCACCGGACGTCATACCGTCGAGCCAGCTGGGGGTGATGGCCAGGCTGAAAAACGCCCCGCCGATCCCCGCCAGCGCCCCGCCGATCATCACGTGGATGTAGCGGTAGGCCGTCACGTTGACGCCCATCGCGTCCGCGGTCCCAGGCGACTCGCCAACTGCTCGCAGGTGTAAGCCGGGTCGAGTTCGGTAGAGGTAGAAGAGGGTCAGCGCGACCAGCATCCAAGACACGTACGTCAGGGCATTCTGATGGAACAGGATCGGTCCGATCACCGGCGCGTCGCGAAGCCCGAGGACGTTGAGGGCGTCGAACTCGTGGCGGGCAGGCTTGCCGCCAAGATTCGCCACGTGGCCGATGTATGAGGAAAGCCCGCTGGCACCGGCGAAGATGGTGAGGGCCAGGCCGGACACGATCTGGCTCGCCCGCAGCGTGATCGTCAGGAAGGCGTGGATCGAGCTGGTGGCGGCGGCCGCCAGCGCGGCCACCACGACGGCGGTGAGCAGGCTCACCCAGCCTGGGCCGCCCACCGTCTGCACCGCCCAAAAGCCGGTGACCGCCCCGATCAGCATCATGCCCTCGACGCCAAGGTTCAGCACACCCGAACGTTCCGCCAGCAGTTCCCCGAGGGCGGCAAAGAGCAGCGGCGTTCCATATGAAATCGCCGACGCCGCGATCACCACCAACACGCTGTCGTTGATCACGCGACCCCTGCCGGACCCAGCTGTGGCGCCTTCCTCGTTGGACGACCGATCCGAATGCGATAGTGGACAAGCAGCTCACCGCCCAGGGCGCAGAACAGGATCAAACCCTGCAGAGTGCCGACCAGCCCCGCCGGAAAGGTAGCCCCCTGCAAGCTGAATCCGGCATTGGACAGCCCGCCGAGCAAGATGGCAACCACGATCACCGCAAACGGATTGAGGCGCGCCAGCGCGGCAACAACGATCCCGCCGTAGCCAAAGCTCGCCTGCTGAAGGCCGCGCGGATCGAGAACATGCCGAAAGTCACCGATCTCGCTGGCGCCACCAAGCCCGGCGAGCGCGCCGGATAGGGCCATCACCGCAACGATCTTCCGCCGGGTTCGAATGCCGGCGTAGTGTGCGGCGGCGCGTGAGTCACCGATGACACGGGCTTCGAACCCGAACCGGGTCGCGGTGTAGACGAGCCATAGGAATGCCGCTGCCACCATGCCGAGCAGCAAGCCAAGCGGGATGACGATTCCCCCGATTACAAAGCTCGGCCAGCTGCCGGCCTCCGAGAGGTACTTACCCTGCGGAAACACCCGAGCCGTGAAGCTGGACAGATCACGCCAGTAGGAATGGCTGTCGAAGATCAGGTAGCTCATGAGCAGCCCGGCCACGTAGTTGAGCATCAGCGAGGTGATGATTTCGTTGGTCCGGGTGTACGCTCGCAACACGCCCGGGATGGCCGCCCAGGCCGCGCCGGCGGCCAATCCTGCGACGACCATAGCTGGAATGATCATCAGCGCAGGCTGGCCGGATAGCGCGATGCCGATCCCGGATGCGCCGATCGCGCCGAGATAGAGCTGGCCCTCGGCGCCGATGTTCCAGGTCTGCATCCGGAAGGCTGCGGCGGCGGCGAGACCGGTCAACAATAGCGGGGTGGCACTCACGAGGGTGGCGCTCATCGCGCCGCTGGCAAAGAACCCGCGATCCAGCAACCGTGCCCAGGTTGCGATCGGATCGTGCCCGGTCAGGAACAGGATCATGCTGGACAGAATTGCCGCGCCGATTAGTGATCCCAGCGGCACCGCCACCACCAGCCAGCGTGCCCCGGTCAGTCGTCGCTCGATCCGGATCACGCGGGCGATCTCGCAATTCTGACTCGCATGACGGCTATGCCGCCCCCGCCATCATGAGGCCGAGCTG is part of the Candidatus Dormiibacterota bacterium genome and harbors:
- a CDS encoding LLM class flavin-dependent oxidoreductase; its protein translation is MAELGRPVGIGLAARGDVREAAAWARRAEDLGLDSIWVHDSYFERDPITYLSAMGMETRRIGLGAGALNPYTRHPVVVAMTMSALDDLAPRRVTLALGSGLPLRLAQMAIPYDDTVARVSESIDQIRRLWNGQPLTLNDKVPPLQPMFQPPHRIPIYIAAYRTPFLDLCGEKADGYLARPAESLPAFQKMRARVLESASAHGRSASDIDFRGYLLCLFDSSRQEALNRAKREPFVIYMISVLSDISMKRAGFDPALRSQIATAWRAEDYHRAGELIPDELLDAFILCGSVKDVAARAAAYHDAGMDVPLLQPILQETAQVDAVLDAAVAYASESVTAATAPSLPSPRGGGKERPGIGRRLGGAWEVVRPFSFTASVLPVSVGGAIALSQGRMHWPLFVAALLGALGLHIETNVINEIYDVRHGIDSITSPRMSMAILKGRITERDAFVVAWSGFILALLMGIFLLLQRGWPIVLLGLIGFIGGYFYTAPPFQYKYRALGLPLVFLLMGPLMVVGSYFAVTGAFDPNLLIVSLPVGLLVTAILHGNEWRDVAEDTRHGFTTFSAQVGREAAHWVYVMLVLGAYVAVGLAVMVGALPKLALLTLFSLPLMALILRDAERGAEGHLRAIAMIDLMTARLHSAFGVLLLVGLVAGSAVR
- a CDS encoding ubiquinone/menaquinone biosynthesis methyltransferase — its product is MNVGQEARADRIRQMFDQVAARYDARNRLFSADRDRAWRRRAARRAALRPGQTALDLCTGTGRLAHELLPYVGPSGRVIGIDFSPAMLELARQREPRVEYRLGDVTRLNEADGSVDAVTIAFGLRNLVDREAALREMFRVLRAGGRLVILEFAPPPRGLLMRAYRFYLSRVMPVVVGLRSGDEASAYRYLADTVQAFPRPAELAWQLEGLGFTVSVERMTVGIVALHVAVRRR
- the pgsA gene encoding CDP-diacylglycerol--glycerol-3-phosphate 3-phosphatidyltransferase; the encoded protein is MASLWSAPNLLSFSRIVAAPILYVLIVSGGRYGYLAAAVLFVLASFTDTLDGEIARRSKQVSPFGIYLDTTADKILIAVLLVALAAVHLAPGWMAAVIIAREFLVTGLRSYAAALGVVIPAGGWGKAKTIITIVALFLVLLEGDARQGGLLSSHTPPGSVLVSPAGPFTVGVWGLLIAVIWTVGSGLEYIREAIPLLTLGRPLADPVSGSGDEV
- a CDS encoding amidohydrolase family protein, translated to MCQPAGPGVGSALRRRSAFPTSGRNARHAGTRDGQPHDRDAFIRQRLRRPADRQCWPGRVAHSDQPARQRGLKGRSITTPSAAGTHGSKELLAAGVNVCLGHDSVMDLWYPLGKADPLQAAFTLAHSGQMSGFEEIRTLIDMITVNGAGALGLTDYGLEPGCGADLVLFDAPTESDAVRLMAPGGASRLHAVRICSLRHYIQITPTRELQLGTSTQWGVWAGLAVMLVFGGASIWAAVTATDPAVAWIFGGGAAFCIGVAFLGAYVFGRQSTMFVEDGNLVARTPFSVRRVAIAEVSRLEVRLKRTRGGIAYRELVVVDQTGISRASILADDFSDSRIAHFAKAAGLRFKVD
- a CDS encoding ABC transporter permease, which produces MINDSVLVVIAASAISYGTPLLFAALGELLAERSGVLNLGVEGMMLIGAVTGFWAVQTVGGPGWVSLLTAVVVAALAAAATSSIHAFLTITLRASQIVSGLALTIFAGASGLSSYIGHVANLGGKPARHEFDALNVLGLRDAPVIGPILFHQNALTYVSWMLVALTLFYLYRTRPGLHLRAVGESPGTADAMGVNVTAYRYIHVMIGGALAGIGGAFFSLAITPSWLDGMTSGAGWIAIALVIFAFWRPELALVGAYLFGAFSSLAFTLQARQVHLPPEVFGSLPYLMTIVVLVLVSTGWARRRLGAPASLGVPYVREER
- a CDS encoding ABC transporter permease, which produces MIRIERRLTGARWLVVAVPLGSLIGAAILSSMILFLTGHDPIATWARLLDRGFFASGAMSATLVSATPLLLTGLAAAAAFRMQTWNIGAEGQLYLGAIGASGIGIALSGQPALMIIPAMVVAGLAAGAAWAAIPGVLRAYTRTNEIITSLMLNYVAGLLMSYLIFDSHSYWRDLSSFTARVFPQGKYLSEAGSWPSFVIGGIVIPLGLLLGMVAAAFLWLVYTATRFGFEARVIGDSRAAAHYAGIRTRRKIVAVMALSGALAGLGGASEIGDFRHVLDPRGLQQASFGYGGIVVAALARLNPFAVIVVAILLGGLSNAGFSLQGATFPAGLVGTLQGLILFCALGGELLVHYRIRIGRPTRKAPQLGPAGVA